The following coding sequences lie in one Porphyromonas asaccharolytica DSM 20707 genomic window:
- a CDS encoding FimB/Mfa2 family fimbrial subunit has product MNRVHHIILPLLTLLALTTSCSKIIYEDLEECPQGVYISFYNQTPCMEAPETVGEVNGLYVFAFDLNDVLVTVKKVTGWVDLTEAYKVELPPVEKGQYSFIAWGGVADQYFTFENFVEGVTTKKDVMLRLRAENDKAISLGEHKVWQGESRVVSLPDRKEYGTVFDEVAINMLEVTNRINITLRLHKSVQDRYNIDDFDILAYSADGTYLINRRMPLDNPTLNYPGVELYRDKVARTLSFTLMELKTGYHNLLRLYNKKEKKDFLEQDLLGKVILENPNVNLECTHDFDIVLELEDKCKDCPGNNLVINIFINNYQIHSFAVNLTNRY; this is encoded by the coding sequence ATGAATAGGGTTCACCATATTATACTTCCCTTACTCACTCTCCTAGCACTCACCACCTCTTGTAGCAAGATCATCTATGAGGATCTAGAGGAGTGCCCCCAGGGTGTGTACATCAGTTTTTACAATCAGACTCCCTGTATGGAGGCACCAGAGACAGTGGGTGAGGTAAATGGGCTGTATGTCTTCGCCTTTGACCTAAACGATGTGCTAGTCACAGTCAAGAAGGTGACAGGATGGGTGGATCTGACTGAAGCTTACAAGGTCGAGCTACCACCTGTCGAGAAGGGACAGTACTCCTTCATCGCATGGGGAGGTGTAGCAGACCAATACTTCACTTTTGAAAACTTCGTAGAGGGCGTGACGACCAAAAAAGATGTCATGCTACGTCTACGTGCCGAGAATGATAAAGCCATCAGTCTCGGAGAGCATAAAGTGTGGCAAGGAGAGAGTCGCGTCGTCTCTCTACCAGACCGCAAGGAGTACGGTACCGTATTTGACGAGGTCGCTATCAATATGCTTGAGGTGACCAACCGTATCAATATCACGCTGAGACTCCACAAGAGCGTACAGGATCGCTACAACATCGACGACTTTGACATATTGGCCTACTCGGCCGACGGCACCTACCTCATCAATAGGCGGATGCCTCTAGACAATCCTACCCTCAACTATCCAGGCGTAGAGCTATACAGAGACAAGGTCGCTAGGACCCTCTCCTTTACACTTATGGAGCTCAAGACGGGCTACCACAACCTCTTACGCCTATACAATAAGAAAGAGAAGAAGGACTTCCTCGAGCAGGACCTCCTCGGTAAGGTCATACTAGAGAACCCCAACGTAAATCTAGAGTGTACCCACGACTTCGACATAGTCCTAGAGCTCGAAGATAAATGTAAGGATTGTCCAGGCAATAACTTGGTGATCAACATCTTCATCAACAACTATCAGATTCACTCCTTTGCAGTCAATCTGACCAATAGATACTAA
- a CDS encoding Mfa1 family fimbria major subunit (Members of this family are fimbrial shaft proteins (major subunit proteins), found in the Bacteriodetes. The family is named for Mfa1 from Porphyromonas gingivalis, and is related to but distinct from the family of FimA from the species.), giving the protein MMKLRMRTALLASAALLLGLASCKSDKQEAALQNGECDTYVGVSVRFPAPETRDLPGDYNKLDGEWQGRDKIEKIKVYVATTSGSNTTISSDQFTETAFNGINNGILAPNLAVEAKSGDKVKIYVVINDKNNKVTNILDAKAADGATFDAEFKKAVATVAAIADVAKYESEKDIVLMTNETAPTDVTIAPNISKEDAIGGKANRVEVRVSRVVSRAIVTVDDEAVKTIDVKRTFTDAEGHPTESKTATATIKDVKYQVTGSALQFNVLEDRTNWKVAAPVYDFVPATTVTTWAALGTEAAGKILPSDAGGYQDALVKENNELANVKAALGAETFSKFVLPVTHDAANYRKGNTTMFEIKATFTVDKIDGATPAGTTPTTVYLGLSDGKFYSTKERAEAMNNTLGAGASYEKKQSTTEYKNGEMYYYIWLNPNVAYNDTTEKISMSPTVRNQVYHAHITGFGEMGVSDKDKINPGEELETKKTHLSVQLRVLPWTIHSYTVNLVNRY; this is encoded by the coding sequence ATGATGAAACTAAGAATGAGAACAGCGCTTCTTGCCTCTGCGGCACTCCTGCTTGGGCTAGCAAGCTGCAAGAGTGACAAGCAAGAGGCTGCACTCCAAAACGGTGAGTGCGACACCTACGTAGGTGTCTCTGTCCGCTTCCCAGCACCTGAGACTCGTGATCTCCCTGGAGACTACAACAAGCTAGATGGTGAGTGGCAGGGTCGTGACAAGATCGAGAAGATCAAGGTATACGTAGCCACTACCTCTGGTTCTAATACCACGATCAGCTCAGATCAATTCACGGAGACTGCTTTCAACGGCATCAACAACGGTATCCTCGCTCCTAACCTCGCTGTAGAGGCTAAGTCTGGTGACAAGGTAAAGATCTACGTCGTCATCAACGATAAGAACAACAAGGTCACGAACATCTTGGATGCTAAGGCTGCCGATGGAGCTACGTTTGACGCAGAGTTCAAGAAGGCTGTCGCTACCGTTGCTGCTATCGCTGATGTCGCTAAGTACGAGTCTGAGAAGGATATCGTCCTGATGACTAATGAGACCGCTCCTACGGACGTAACGATCGCACCAAACATCAGCAAGGAAGACGCTATCGGTGGTAAGGCTAACCGTGTCGAGGTACGTGTATCACGTGTTGTATCTCGTGCTATCGTCACTGTAGACGATGAGGCTGTCAAGACGATCGACGTCAAGCGTACTTTCACAGATGCTGAGGGGCACCCGACAGAGTCAAAGACCGCAACAGCTACCATCAAGGATGTTAAGTATCAGGTGACTGGTAGCGCACTTCAGTTCAACGTCCTAGAGGATCGCACGAACTGGAAGGTCGCAGCTCCTGTCTATGACTTTGTTCCAGCTACCACTGTTACTACTTGGGCTGCTCTAGGCACAGAAGCTGCTGGTAAGATCCTACCCTCAGATGCTGGTGGTTACCAAGATGCTCTCGTCAAGGAAAACAATGAGCTAGCTAATGTCAAGGCTGCTCTAGGTGCAGAGACGTTTAGCAAGTTTGTCCTCCCTGTCACACACGATGCCGCAAACTATCGCAAGGGTAACACGACTATGTTTGAGATCAAGGCTACCTTCACCGTAGACAAGATCGATGGTGCTACTCCTGCAGGCACGACTCCTACGACGGTATACCTAGGTCTATCTGATGGTAAGTTCTACTCTACCAAGGAGAGAGCTGAGGCTATGAATAATACTCTAGGCGCAGGCGCCTCGTACGAGAAGAAGCAGAGCACCACAGAGTACAAGAACGGTGAGATGTACTACTACATCTGGCTGAATCCAAACGTCGCTTACAACGATACAACCGAAAAGATCTCTATGTCACCTACGGTACGTAATCAGGTCTACCATGCACACATCACTGGCTTCGGTGAGATGGGTGTATCTGACAAGGATAAGATCAACCCCGGTGAGGAGCTCGAGACGAAGAAAACGCACCTCTCAGTACAGCTGCGCGTACTCCCCTGGACGATCCACAGCTATACGGTAAATCTTGTCAACCGTTACTAA
- a CDS encoding DUF3868 domain-containing protein has translation MNKIKYALVAISLLLTLPAALKAQSPYIHQISVDHLEVSKATDIVTVQMEIVLDGLNLRSNDLLRISPALRMKDSGEVVELLPPVQIEGRKRSIVQERKASTGIRDEWDTEALQSLRRKNGTAQRVTYSYTIPRKEWMSQTDLLLVERVYGCADCFKLEETQVLRTPFLTDPYQPNYQLSYIVPKVEPVKARADKHTAVLNFRCDKHDLDPNYKSNGQILSEVRKVMDEITGDENIKVTQLSIVGYASPEGSFNHNKALAERRSNSFAQYLAQRYHLPTNQLHVSGYGEDWVKTREVIEASSIQDKDEILRIIDEVANPDARDAHLKRLSRGETYQIMLRDYYPQIRRTEYTVAYEVKAFDVAEAREVIKVNPRLLSLNEMYLVAKSYPANSPEFKQVFDIATRMYPDEPVAIINASASDIEAGSYQVAIDRLSKLQHDPSALNNIGIAYSKLGNYEQAKSYLEQAKAQGSQEAAANLVELEKLLQSL, from the coding sequence ATGAACAAGATCAAATACGCACTAGTGGCTATATCACTACTACTGACACTCCCAGCTGCTCTCAAGGCTCAGAGTCCTTATATCCATCAGATCTCTGTAGATCATCTAGAGGTGAGCAAAGCGACAGACATCGTGACTGTACAGATGGAGATCGTCCTCGATGGACTCAATCTCCGCTCCAACGATCTCTTACGTATTTCACCCGCCCTGCGTATGAAGGATAGTGGTGAGGTCGTGGAGCTACTACCCCCAGTACAGATCGAGGGACGTAAGCGTAGCATCGTACAGGAGCGCAAAGCTTCTACGGGTATCCGTGACGAGTGGGACACGGAGGCGCTACAGTCACTCCGCCGTAAGAATGGTACCGCACAGCGAGTCACCTATAGCTACACCATTCCCCGTAAGGAGTGGATGAGTCAGACCGATCTACTCCTCGTGGAGCGTGTCTATGGCTGCGCTGACTGCTTCAAGCTCGAGGAGACACAGGTACTCCGTACCCCTTTCCTCACAGATCCCTACCAGCCTAATTATCAGCTCTCTTATATTGTTCCTAAGGTAGAGCCTGTCAAGGCTCGTGCCGACAAGCATACTGCGGTACTTAACTTCCGCTGTGACAAGCATGACCTAGACCCCAACTACAAGAGCAATGGTCAGATACTCTCTGAGGTGCGTAAGGTGATGGATGAGATCACTGGAGACGAAAACATTAAGGTCACGCAACTCTCTATCGTCGGATACGCCTCTCCCGAGGGTAGCTTCAACCACAATAAGGCACTTGCAGAGCGTCGCTCGAACTCCTTCGCACAGTACCTAGCTCAGCGCTACCACTTGCCTACTAATCAGCTACATGTTTCAGGATATGGTGAGGACTGGGTCAAGACGCGTGAGGTCATTGAGGCATCCTCTATACAGGACAAGGATGAGATCCTTCGCATCATTGACGAGGTAGCCAATCCTGATGCTCGTGATGCGCATCTCAAGCGTCTCTCCCGTGGCGAGACTTATCAGATCATGCTGCGTGACTACTACCCGCAGATACGTCGTACGGAGTACACGGTCGCTTATGAGGTCAAGGCGTTTGACGTCGCCGAGGCACGTGAAGTCATCAAGGTCAATCCACGCCTGCTCAGCCTCAACGAGATGTATCTCGTCGCTAAGAGCTATCCAGCCAATTCGCCCGAGTTCAAGCAGGTCTTTGACATAGCCACGCGTATGTATCCCGATGAGCCTGTAGCTATCATCAATGCTAGCGCCTCTGACATCGAGGCGGGTAGCTATCAGGTCGCCATAGATCGTCTGAGCAAGCTACAGCACGATCCTAGTGCACTCAACAACATAGGTATTGCCTACAGTAAGCTAGGCAACTACGAGCAGGCTAAGAGTTACCTTGAGCAAGCCAAGGCTCAGGGAAGTCAAGAGGCTGCAGCTAATCTAGTCGAACTAGAGAAGCTACTACAAAGCTTGTAA
- a CDS encoding DUF3575 domain-containing protein: protein MMHHYHTTQRALLALLTGFLLLLLPAQGEAQKVAGKVNLLYGATTAPNIAAEFRLGKQFTLEVGGGGSLWSFDEDTRYKHWLLQPELRWWACDVFNGHFLGLHLHTGQFNVGGINIPVGRFKAFNNHRFQGYFYGAGLSYGYQWILSKHWNVETSIGGGYARIHYEKFPCATCGTKEAEGTYNYWGVTRATMSLIYLF from the coding sequence ATGATGCATCATTACCATACCACACAGAGGGCGCTCCTAGCCCTCCTCACAGGTTTCCTACTACTCCTCCTGCCCGCTCAGGGAGAGGCGCAGAAGGTAGCTGGCAAAGTCAATCTCCTCTATGGAGCTACCACGGCACCCAATATTGCAGCCGAGTTTAGGCTTGGCAAGCAGTTCACACTAGAGGTAGGTGGCGGTGGAAGCCTGTGGTCATTCGATGAGGACACACGCTACAAGCATTGGCTGCTCCAGCCCGAGCTACGCTGGTGGGCTTGTGACGTCTTCAATGGGCACTTCCTAGGACTGCACCTCCATACGGGACAGTTTAATGTAGGGGGCATCAACATTCCCGTCGGGAGATTCAAGGCTTTCAATAACCATCGCTTCCAGGGATACTTCTACGGAGCTGGTCTATCCTATGGTTATCAGTGGATACTCAGCAAGCATTGGAACGTAGAGACCTCCATAGGAGGTGGCTATGCACGTATACATTATGAGAAGTTCCCTTGTGCTACTTGTGGCACCAAGGAGGCCGAGGGGACATACAACTATTGGGGTGTGACACGTGCCACGATGTCGCTCATATATCTCTTTTAA
- a CDS encoding right-handed parallel beta-helix repeat-containing protein: MKRLLPLLFLYLLATLGVTAQEKQGGQIFHSGSEGPVFDYTVEAGLPRPYYDDGGPEKGMRGNYSMTIVQFKPVNSNSHITIVFEEMEIGEFDELRFYNGAITLWNGPDEEGYYYYDWPKDVDPIMTVKGTPANPRFTVTSTAADGCLSVALFNGSNSPGWKAMVYCVRNGDPEPGTTPQQATIRYVSTTGSGDGSSWSNASSDLQAMIDASSAGDEVWVAKGTYRPTKLIKTSKNRSYAFILKEGVSLYGGFAGDETSRDDRTATEMIGNCYSTNETILSADDDVPDVWTRIEGAGSMVRQEWEITGHEGNYNHVLYSATPFAERTTIEGFTLKGANANEQKVKACGGALYASGNVALLNCNITEHYAYTGAETMTSTWPFLGGAVAILKGDGKALVKNCAFSKSMISMPNGVAAGAGVYIEQGTVEHSTFDGCIALDQGGAISAIGSTVRACEITNSYAASGGAIYAEDATLQYNKVYDCKSMRGGAIYASASTIENNILYNCFADDPIYTDPTMANRGGGAVWTLGTSTLVGNLIYNCTGFKGGGVVMTADGTFAHNTIAQCVANNAAETTPDLLLPAGTKALNSISGVDTSSKHFVKPTTFAGYTKDATKAEELATSDWHLLTTSSLIGTGTSSEYNNTIDIYGDTRIQELSVNPGAIAKAVTPIEETAAIVMTVESTEREIKIGTGGPKGTKFFIDWGDGNKVEYEGAKNVSNKPLDNTIKIYGDDILILLADNIGLTALDVTHASKLSKLSCSNNKLSELDLTHNESLTGVYCSENLISKPLNISQCTNMRAFDISRNAIPGQLDLSQMSSLSSFKCFNNAITEILLPKTAPLNTIDCDSNRIATLDLTGINDLAELNCAYNELTELTLTELPNLSKVYAPGNKLSKITFDPKTIITDLTLFSNKFATIDLAALPQLTSLYLQDNELTAIDLTVTPLVKWLNLSENKLSSLDVTPLKGLMNLRCAGNQIPAIDLSQSPLLNTILIDDNKLTELDVQHQKNLFWLTCSGNELTKLDLSHNPSVVWLKCSRNKLTQLDLSAQKSVQMLYCDHNQISELKISNYAGLQGLFLQSNMLPATALNSLIKALPNVSEVEVHDNNREWAKQLNISDNPGTAEADITPAQSNGWIVTNETAILAPTTVGVTSIYYDADQRAIVSETPLAQITLYSLQGEMILHATSGGTHYALPELPVGSYLVHAESADGAILTLKVVVSK, translated from the coding sequence ATGAAGCGACTACTACCTCTTCTCTTCCTCTACCTCCTAGCCACCCTTGGGGTGACGGCTCAGGAGAAGCAAGGGGGGCAAATCTTCCACTCTGGCAGCGAAGGTCCAGTCTTTGACTACACCGTCGAGGCTGGTCTACCACGCCCCTACTACGACGATGGTGGCCCTGAGAAGGGCATGAGGGGCAACTACTCCATGACTATCGTACAGTTCAAGCCAGTCAACTCTAATTCTCACATCACCATCGTCTTTGAGGAGATGGAGATAGGAGAGTTTGACGAATTGCGCTTCTACAATGGAGCTATCACCCTATGGAATGGTCCCGACGAAGAAGGATACTATTACTACGACTGGCCCAAGGATGTAGACCCGATCATGACTGTCAAGGGGACTCCGGCCAATCCACGCTTTACGGTCACCTCCACCGCTGCGGATGGCTGCCTGTCGGTAGCGCTCTTCAACGGATCCAACTCACCAGGCTGGAAGGCGATGGTCTACTGCGTCAGAAACGGTGATCCCGAGCCTGGCACGACGCCCCAGCAAGCGACCATTCGCTACGTCTCTACGACTGGTAGCGGTGATGGTAGCTCCTGGAGCAATGCCTCGAGCGATCTGCAAGCTATGATCGATGCTTCTTCCGCTGGTGACGAGGTGTGGGTGGCTAAGGGGACTTATCGCCCTACCAAGCTCATCAAGACTTCTAAAAATCGCTCTTACGCGTTTATACTCAAGGAGGGTGTGTCTCTCTATGGTGGATTTGCGGGCGACGAGACTAGTCGTGACGACCGCACTGCTACTGAGATGATCGGTAACTGCTATAGCACCAATGAGACGATCCTCTCTGCCGATGATGATGTCCCTGATGTCTGGACACGTATCGAGGGCGCTGGCTCTATGGTACGCCAGGAGTGGGAGATCACAGGCCATGAGGGTAACTACAACCACGTCCTTTACAGTGCTACGCCCTTTGCCGAGCGCACCACGATCGAGGGCTTTACGCTCAAGGGTGCCAATGCTAATGAGCAGAAAGTCAAGGCTTGTGGTGGAGCTCTCTACGCCTCGGGCAATGTAGCTCTACTCAACTGCAACATCACCGAGCATTACGCTTACACTGGCGCAGAGACCATGACATCTACATGGCCTTTCCTAGGCGGTGCCGTTGCGATACTAAAGGGTGATGGTAAGGCGCTGGTCAAGAATTGCGCTTTCTCCAAGAGTATGATCTCTATGCCAAACGGAGTAGCCGCTGGTGCTGGTGTCTATATCGAGCAGGGTACAGTAGAGCACTCCACCTTCGATGGTTGTATCGCATTAGATCAGGGCGGAGCTATCAGTGCTATTGGCTCTACGGTCAGAGCTTGCGAGATCACCAATAGCTATGCCGCTTCGGGTGGTGCTATCTACGCTGAGGATGCGACGCTACAATATAATAAGGTATATGACTGTAAGTCGATGCGTGGCGGTGCTATCTATGCTAGCGCCTCAACGATCGAAAACAATATCCTATATAATTGCTTTGCCGATGATCCTATCTATACTGATCCTACGATGGCAAATCGTGGAGGGGGTGCCGTATGGACGCTCGGCACGAGCACGCTCGTAGGCAACCTGATCTATAACTGTACAGGCTTCAAGGGTGGCGGTGTCGTGATGACGGCCGACGGCACCTTTGCCCACAACACGATAGCTCAGTGCGTGGCCAATAACGCTGCTGAGACCACTCCCGACCTGCTGCTGCCTGCTGGCACTAAGGCGCTCAACTCTATCTCTGGAGTAGACACTTCTAGCAAGCACTTTGTCAAGCCGACAACCTTTGCGGGCTATACTAAAGATGCGACTAAGGCTGAGGAGCTAGCCACTAGTGACTGGCACCTGCTGACCACTTCGTCTCTCATCGGTACAGGTACCTCCTCTGAGTACAATAACACGATCGACATCTATGGAGACACCCGCATACAGGAGCTCTCTGTCAATCCGGGGGCTATCGCCAAGGCTGTGACTCCTATTGAGGAGACCGCTGCGATCGTCATGACCGTGGAGAGTACGGAGCGGGAGATCAAGATAGGCACGGGTGGCCCTAAGGGGACGAAGTTCTTCATTGACTGGGGCGATGGCAACAAGGTCGAGTACGAAGGCGCTAAAAACGTCTCCAACAAGCCTCTTGACAACACGATCAAGATCTATGGTGATGATATCCTCATCCTCCTAGCGGACAATATCGGGCTCACGGCTCTCGATGTGACCCATGCGTCTAAGCTCTCTAAGCTCTCTTGTAGCAACAACAAGCTCTCTGAGCTAGACCTGACGCACAATGAGTCTCTCACAGGTGTCTACTGCTCGGAGAACCTTATCTCCAAGCCGCTCAACATCTCGCAGTGCACCAATATGCGTGCCTTCGACATCAGTCGCAACGCTATCCCTGGCCAGCTCGACCTCTCACAGATGAGCAGTCTCTCGAGCTTCAAGTGCTTTAACAATGCGATCACGGAGATACTACTGCCTAAGACCGCTCCGCTCAACACGATCGACTGCGACAGCAACCGCATCGCGACACTAGACTTGACGGGCATCAACGATCTTGCTGAGCTAAACTGTGCCTACAACGAGCTCACCGAGCTCACACTCACCGAGCTGCCTAACCTCTCGAAGGTCTACGCTCCAGGCAACAAGCTCTCTAAGATCACCTTCGACCCGAAGACGATCATCACGGATCTGACGCTCTTTAGCAATAAGTTTGCTACGATAGACCTCGCAGCGCTGCCTCAGCTGACGAGCCTATACCTACAGGACAATGAGCTGACAGCTATCGACCTGACGGTGACGCCGCTCGTCAAGTGGCTCAACCTGTCGGAGAATAAGCTCTCTAGCCTAGACGTCACGCCACTCAAGGGTCTTATGAACCTGCGCTGTGCGGGCAATCAGATCCCTGCGATCGACCTCTCACAGTCGCCTCTGCTGAACACCATCTTGATCGACGACAACAAGCTCACAGAGCTAGATGTACAGCATCAGAAGAACCTCTTCTGGCTCACCTGCTCAGGCAATGAGCTGACCAAGCTAGACCTCTCGCACAATCCGTCGGTCGTCTGGCTCAAGTGTAGCCGCAACAAGCTCACGCAGCTCGATCTCTCGGCTCAGAAGTCGGTGCAGATGCTTTACTGCGATCACAACCAGATCAGCGAGCTTAAGATCTCCAACTATGCTGGGCTACAGGGACTATTCTTGCAGAGCAATATGCTACCTGCCACAGCACTCAATAGTTTGATCAAGGCACTCCCCAACGTCTCTGAGGTGGAGGTACATGACAACAATCGCGAGTGGGCTAAGCAGCTCAACATCAGCGACAACCCAGGCACCGCCGAGGCTGATATCACACCAGCACAGAGCAACGGCTGGATCGTCACGAACGAGACTGCTATCCTCGCACCTACGACGGTGGGGGTTACGAGCATCTACTACGACGCTGACCAGAGAGCGATCGTCTCAGAGACTCCTCTGGCACAGATCACGCTCTACAGCCTACAGGGTGAGATGATCCTGCACGCTACCAGTGGTGGCACGCACTATGCGCTACCTGAGCTACCAGTGGGTAGTTACCTCGTACATGCCGAGAGCGCAGACGGAGCCATCCTCACGCTCAAGGTGGTAGTCTCCAAGTAA
- a CDS encoding serpin family protein, translated as MKYNSTFGLILTLAVALVTLSACDEELRDPKEGPITFLVGGKAPVAGTPMPKTPNMSHASLPAESMPLVEAGNAFSLKLFGALLENRASSANLVLSPISIETALGMNAVGLSDEAFDEYRSVLKLPATQSLATVARYYQQLNAVMCSADEYACYFPSNSFWVSSKYQSHLIKSYPRQLFDFFGAPTATLDLSDPASYEAVNAWISRKTYGKIQRMLDPSHAGEQDPLAFLVNTAFFAAAWQWETSEEQTQAGKFTNGAGEEEPAMMMSIHNDTSIDYFADDRFEALSVGLQASEELQKYGKTPFRMLLILPKDRTLPLSQSLPTTEELRRFTTAGKRYALDIRLPRLNAGIPTLDLTPELMELGLCKTLGVPLTELSRMFDPKFLAEQSGRQNRLYHQATLQWDEKGVEGAAATVIGVVEPGIGDPLETRSIAFDRPFFASIVHPETGKILFIAAINTLRR; from the coding sequence ATGAAGTATAATTCGACTTTTGGCTTAATCCTAACGCTGGCGGTGGCACTTGTCACACTGAGCGCTTGCGACGAGGAGCTGCGAGACCCCAAGGAGGGTCCTATCACTTTCTTAGTTGGCGGCAAGGCTCCCGTAGCCGGTACGCCTATGCCTAAGACCCCTAACATGTCTCATGCCTCTCTGCCCGCAGAGAGCATGCCACTGGTAGAGGCTGGCAATGCCTTTAGCCTTAAGCTCTTTGGGGCTCTTCTGGAGAATCGGGCTTCCAGTGCTAACCTCGTGCTCTCACCGATCTCTATCGAGACGGCCCTCGGGATGAATGCGGTGGGTCTGTCGGACGAAGCTTTCGATGAGTACAGATCGGTACTGAAGCTACCCGCTACACAGAGCCTTGCCACTGTAGCAAGATATTATCAGCAGCTCAACGCGGTGATGTGTAGTGCGGATGAGTACGCCTGCTACTTCCCGTCCAATAGCTTTTGGGTCTCCTCAAAGTATCAAAGTCACTTGATCAAGTCCTATCCACGGCAACTCTTTGACTTCTTTGGAGCTCCGACAGCGACACTCGACCTCAGCGATCCAGCCTCTTATGAGGCGGTCAATGCTTGGATCAGTCGCAAGACCTACGGCAAGATACAACGCATGCTAGACCCCAGTCATGCTGGGGAGCAAGACCCGCTTGCCTTCCTAGTCAATACCGCATTCTTTGCAGCAGCGTGGCAATGGGAGACGAGCGAAGAGCAGACCCAAGCGGGTAAGTTCACCAATGGCGCTGGCGAGGAGGAGCCGGCTATGATGATGTCTATCCACAATGACACCTCCATCGACTACTTCGCCGATGATCGCTTTGAGGCGCTTTCGGTTGGTCTACAAGCTAGTGAGGAGTTGCAAAAGTATGGTAAGACACCATTTCGTATGCTGCTCATCTTACCGAAAGATCGTACGCTACCGCTCTCCCAGAGCCTACCGACAACTGAAGAGCTACGCAGATTCACCACCGCTGGCAAGCGCTACGCACTAGACATACGACTGCCCCGCTTGAACGCTGGGATCCCCACGCTAGACCTGACGCCAGAGCTGATGGAGCTAGGACTATGCAAGACGCTAGGAGTTCCTCTCACAGAGCTCAGCCGTATGTTTGACCCGAAGTTTCTAGCCGAGCAGTCGGGTCGACAGAACCGCCTATACCACCAAGCGACACTCCAGTGGGATGAGAAAGGCGTCGAGGGAGCCGCTGCAACGGTTATAGGGGTCGTGGAGCCTGGTATAGGTGATCCGCTTGAGACTCGTAGCATCGCTTTCGACAGGCCATTCTTTGCTTCTATCGTACACCCCGAGACGGGTAAGATACTCTTCATCGCTGCCATCAACACACTACGCAGATGA